CCGGCTGCGAACCGGTGCTGGCAGAGCACGGCGCCACGGTCAGCACCTACCAGGTCGTCACCGACGGGCTGGTGACGACGTCGCGCGCTGCCGGCACCAGCGGGCTGTTCGCGCTCGAGGTGCTGCGGCTGCTGGCCGGCGACGCCAGGGCGCTCGAAGTCGGCCGGGCAATGCTCTACCTCTGACCGCTACTGCTGGACCCGCAGCCCGTTGAAGATCATGCCGCGGTCGCGGTTGCCCTCAAGGCCGACCGTGTACAGCGTCGTTCCCGCCGCATCCAGATAGGCGATGCCGTTCAGATCGACGCTGCCGCCGCCACCGATGCACGCGGTACCCGTTAGCGTCAGCACCATGTCGTACAGATTCGCCGTCGGGCGCGGGCTGAACTTGCCCGAGAAGGTACAACTGGTGCTGGTGCCGACGACGGTGCCGCTGGCGTTGATGCTGAACGACACGGTATCGGACGTCGTTCGCGTCGCATACGTGCCCTTGAACACGCCGGCAAGCTTGTCCAGGCTCGGCGTGCCCTCGTATTGCGACGAGTAGCTGGTATTGAAGGTGCCGCCTGCGGCGCCGTTCAGCGTCAGCGTTTTTTTGGTCTGGTAGCTGCCGGCCACCGCCGGCTCCGAGCGGGTATTGCCCAGCGCATTCAGGTCCACCGTGCTGGCCGTACTCAGGACGCCGTTCGCCGCGGTGAACCTGCCCTGCAGTACACCGGCCAGCGTCGCCGACGTATTGGGCAGCGAGTACAGGAACCAGTAGCTGCCGTCGTCGAGCACGAAACCGGTGACCGTCCGGCTGCTGCTCGTCGAACCGGTCCACATCCCTTCGGCGGCGCTGCGGGTGCCGGTCGCCGCGCCGGCCCCTCCCGACGTCCCGCCACCCGACGCTCCGCCACCGGTCCCATCCGTACCCGTTCCGCCGGTACCAGCCCCGCCTGTCCCGGTATCGCTCCCGGTGCCGCCCGAACCACCGCCACCGCCGCCGCCCCCACCGCCGCCGCAGGAGGCCAGCAACGCCCCGACAAACAACCATGTCAGACCCGACCGCACCGTTTTGCTCATGATCTTCACCCTTCGGGATTGTCAGCTTGCCTTTCCAAGCTATACAACGGGCCGAAGGGAGCCCAAGCAAACGCGCGGCCTTCCGTCGGAATCAGCGGAACTTATCGGCCGGCACTGGCGAGCTGGTAAATGGTCTTGCCGCGCAGCTTGAACAGGTCTGCAGAGTGGTAGAGGTTTTCCGAATGGCCGACGAAGAGCAGGCCGTCGGGCTTGAGCAGCGGCGCAAAGCGCTGCAGGATGCGCGCCTGCGTCGGCTTGTCGAAGTAGATCATCACGTTGCGGCAGAAAATCGCGTCGAACGGACCGCGAACGATCCAGCTCGGCGCAATCAGGTTCAGTTGCCGGAACGTGACCAGCGACTTCAGCTCGGGACGGATCTGGTAGCGGCCGTCGGATTGGCGGACGAAGAAACGCCGCACCCGCGCCGGATCGAGCTTCTCGACGTCGTCGGCGCTGTAGATGCCGGTGCGGCCGGTTTCGAGCACGTGGGTGTCGAGGTCGGTCGCGGTGATCTGTACCGGCGGTGTCAGGGTATCGAACGCCTCGCAGGCGGAAATCGCCATGCTCCACGCCTCTTCGCCGGTACTGCTGGCCGAACACCAGAGCTGCAGCGTGCCGCCGCGCTCGCGTTGTACGCGCAACTGGTCGATCAGCGCCGGAAAATGGTGCGACTCGCGGAAAAACGACGTCAGGTTGGTCGTCAGCGAGTTGGTGAACAGCTCGAACTCGCGCGTATCACCCGATTCGATCCGGTGCAGGTAGTCGCCGAAGCTGCTCAGCCCGAGCGCGCGCAGCCGCCGTGCCAGCCGGCCGTAGACCATGTCCTCCTTGCCCGGCGCCAGCGCAATGCCGGCGTAGTCGTAGATCATCTTGCGGATCTTGTCGAAATCCTGCGTCGAGAACGGAAACTCGCGGGACGGTGAAGTGAACATGGTAATCCTCGATTCTCAATGACGTGCCAGGTGTGTCGCCAGCCGCGACGCATAGTCGGGCGGCACGACAAGCTGACGCTGTCCGGTCTCGGCCAGCAGCAGGTTAAGCCGGCCCAGCCGGTCGGCCAATTGGGCCTTTTTCGCCTCGTCGGCCCCTTCGACTTCCATCGCGGCCAGCTGCAGCGCCAGCCCGACCGCTTCCTTGTGCAGGTCCAGCTCGGGCGGCAGGTAGCCGGCGTTCTTCAGTACACGGTAGGCAATGCGCTGGTGCTCGGGCACCAGCGGGTCGATGTCGTCGGGCAGGGGCTGGCCGGCGCCCGGCAGGTCGTCGAGCTCGCCGGCGTCGCGCGCCTGCGCGATCCGCCGTTCGGCCAGTTCGGTCAGGAACCACATCGCCCTTCCTCCTACAGCCCCAGCTCGGTCCAGATCGCGTCGACGCGGGCGACGACATCGGGCTGGCGCTCGATCACCCTGCCCCACTCGCGGCTGGTTTCGCCGGGCCACTTGTTGGTCGCGTCGAGCCCCATCTTGCCGCCCAGGCCCGAGACCGGGCTGGCGAAGTCGAGATAGTCGATCGGCGTGTTCTCGACCAGCACCGTGTCGCGCACCGGGTCCATCCGCGTGGTGATCGCCCAGATCACTTCCTTCCAGTCCCGGGTATCGACATCGTCGTCGACGACGACGATGTACTTGGTGTACATGAACTGGCGCAGGAAGGACCAGACGCCGAACAGCACGCGCTTGGCGTGGCCCGGGTACTGCTTTTTGATCGAGACGATCGCCATCCGGTAGCTGCAGCCCTCGGCCGGCAGGTAGAAGTCGACGATTTCGGGAAACTGCTTCTGCAGGATCGGCACGAACACTTCGTTCAGCGCCACGCCGAGCATGGCCGGCTCGTCCGGCGGCTTGCCGGTGTAGGTGCTGTGGTAGACCGGGTTGTCGCGATGGGTGATCCGGTCGATCTCGAACACCGGAAACCAGTCCTGCTCGTTGTAGTAGCCGGTATGGTCGCCGTACGGGCCTTCAAGCGCGTGCAGGTGGCCGCCGATCTCCTTGACCGGCACGCCGTGCTCGGACACGCCCTCGAACCTCGGCGCGCACGGTTTGATCGCGCCCTCGAGCACGATCTCGGCCGTTGCCGGCACCTGCAGGTCGCTGCCGACGCATTGCGTCAGTTCGGTCTTGCTGCCGCGCAGCAGTCCGGCGAACTGGTACTCGGACAAGGTATCGGGCACCGGCGTCACCGCACCGAGAATGGTCGCCGGGTCGCAGCCGAGCACCACGGCAATCGGGAACGGCGTACCCGGATGCTGCTTGGCGTGCTCACGGAAATCCAGCGCGCCGCCGCGGTGCGCCAGCCAGCGCATGATCACCTGGTTCTTGCCGATGACTTGCTGGCGGTAGATGCCGAGGTTCTGGCGCTTTTTGTTCGGCCCGCGCGTGACGACGAGTCCCCAAGTGATCAGCGGCGCCACATCGCCGGGCCAGCAATGCTGGACCGGAATCGTTGCCAGGTCGACGTCCGGGCCTTCGATCACGTTCTGTTGCACGGCGCCCTTCTTCACGTCCTTCGGCGCCATCGACAGCACCTGCTTGAGCAGCGGCAGCTTGTCCCACGCGTCCCTGAACCCCTTGGGCGGCTCGGGCTCTTTCAGGTAGGCCAGCGTCTTGCCGATCTCGCGCAGTGCACCGACCTCCTGCGCGCCCATGCCGAGCGCAACGCGCCTGGGCGTACCGAACAGGTTGCCGAGCACCGGCATCGTGTAGCCGGGAACATTCTCGAACAGGATTGCCGGGCCTTGCGCGCGCAGCGTGCGGTCGCAGATTTCGGTCATTTCCAGCACCGGCGACACCGGTATCCGGACACGGCGGGCTTCGCCCAGTGTCTCGAGCTGGGAGAAAAAATCGCGCAGATCCTGGTATTTCATCGCGGCGGAAAACGGTCTGAAAACAAAGCGATATTGAACCACAAAACGACGACGCCCGGCTCGGCCGGGCGTCGTCGTTTGCTACTGCGCGGCTTACGCGAGCGACAGCGTCATGGCCACACGATACGTTGCGCCCGGTGCCAGTTCGACCGCATTGTCGAAGACATCGCCGCGCTCGAGGCAGACATACTCGCGC
This window of the Jeongeupia sp. USM3 genome carries:
- a CDS encoding CheR family methyltransferase, which encodes MFTSPSREFPFSTQDFDKIRKMIYDYAGIALAPGKEDMVYGRLARRLRALGLSSFGDYLHRIESGDTREFELFTNSLTTNLTSFFRESHHFPALIDQLRVQRERGGTLQLWCSASSTGEEAWSMAISACEAFDTLTPPVQITATDLDTHVLETGRTGIYSADDVEKLDPARVRRFFVRQSDGRYQIRPELKSLVTFRQLNLIAPSWIVRGPFDAIFCRNVMIYFDKPTQARILQRFAPLLKPDGLLFVGHSENLYHSADLFKLRGKTIYQLASAGR
- a CDS encoding DnaJ family domain-containing protein, with product MWFLTELAERRIAQARDAGELDDLPGAGQPLPDDIDPLVPEHQRIAYRVLKNAGYLPPELDLHKEAVGLALQLAAMEVEGADEAKKAQLADRLGRLNLLLAETGQRQLVVPPDYASRLATHLARH
- the ubiD gene encoding 4-hydroxy-3-polyprenylbenzoate decarboxylase; protein product: MKYQDLRDFFSQLETLGEARRVRIPVSPVLEMTEICDRTLRAQGPAILFENVPGYTMPVLGNLFGTPRRVALGMGAQEVGALREIGKTLAYLKEPEPPKGFRDAWDKLPLLKQVLSMAPKDVKKGAVQQNVIEGPDVDLATIPVQHCWPGDVAPLITWGLVVTRGPNKKRQNLGIYRQQVIGKNQVIMRWLAHRGGALDFREHAKQHPGTPFPIAVVLGCDPATILGAVTPVPDTLSEYQFAGLLRGSKTELTQCVGSDLQVPATAEIVLEGAIKPCAPRFEGVSEHGVPVKEIGGHLHALEGPYGDHTGYYNEQDWFPVFEIDRITHRDNPVYHSTYTGKPPDEPAMLGVALNEVFVPILQKQFPEIVDFYLPAEGCSYRMAIVSIKKQYPGHAKRVLFGVWSFLRQFMYTKYIVVVDDDVDTRDWKEVIWAITTRMDPVRDTVLVENTPIDYLDFASPVSGLGGKMGLDATNKWPGETSREWGRVIERQPDVVARVDAIWTELGL